The window GCGTCGAGGTAGTGCGAAACCGCCATCAGGTTCGCTTCCGGCGGAAGCTTGTAGGCCGGATGGCCCCAATAGCCGTTCGTAAACGGCCCAAGCTGTCCGCGATCGACGAATCTCTTTAGCTTGTCCTTCACATTCTTGAAATCTCCCGGCCCGCTCCTTGGCGCGTTCGGGTTTATGGAGTTCGCAAGTTCGGATGTCTTTTTCGGGTCGGCGCTCAGCGCGGATACCACGTCTACCCAGTCAAGCGCGTGAAGGTGATAGAAGTGCACCGGGTGGTCGTGGATATACTGCGCCCCCATGATGAGATTTCGCACGAGCCTTGCGTTATCAGGTATCTGGATGCCGACCGCGTTCTCAACCGCCTTTACGGAGGCAAGCGCGTGAACAGTCGTGCATACACCGCAAACCCGCTGGGTTATAATCCATGCGTCCCTGGGGTCGCGGTCTTTCAGGAAAATCTCGAAGCCGCGGAAGAGGGTTCCGGAACTCCACGCGTCCTTTACCTTTCCACCCTCTACCTCGACTTCAATTCTCAAGTGTCCTTCGATCCTCGTAATAGGGTCAATTACATGCCTTCCCATTGTCTTACTCCTCCCCTTTTAGGGTGTCGTCAAATTTTCTGCGGTTCTTATAGGTATAAGCCGCATGCGCCGCGGCGCCGACCGCCGCCGCTCCGACAAGGGTGAAGCCGACTTTGTCCGCCGTTGCTTCAACGCCCGGCAGTATGACGTTGGGGAGTCTCTCGTAGAACGGTGACATGTTGTCCCAGAACTTCGGCTCCGAACATCCGATACAGCCGTGACCCCCCTTTATCGGCCACGAAGTACCGTCGTTGTATTCGACTATCGAGCAGTTGTGATATGTCTGCGGTCCCTTGCAGCCCACCTTGTACAGGCACCAGCCGTCCTTCGCGCCCTGGTCGCCGAACTCTTCGACGAACTGCCCCGCGTCGAAATGCGCCCTTCGTGGACAGGCGTCGTGGATCCTCTTCCCGTAAGCAAATAGCGGACGACCCAGCTTATCAGTCCTCGGCAATGTTCCGAGGAGAAGGAAGTTCACTACCGTTGCAACGGAATTAACTACGTTGTGAGGACATCCGGCAATTTTCAGCGTCGGGATACCTGTCGCCTCTTCGATGCCGACCGCTCCGGTGGGATTCGGCCTCTGTGCCTGCACCCCTCCGAACGACGCGCAGTTGCCAACGCACATTACCGCCGCCGCGTCTCCGCATACCTCGTTTGCCAGCTCAAGGCCGGTCTTTCCTGCGATGGTAAGGTAGGCCCCTTTCTTCCCCGCCGGCCCAGGCGGAACGGCGAGCGGGATAGCCCCTTCGCATACGGCGATGTATTTTCCTTTGTTCTCTTTCATCGCCTGGGCAAGCGCCTCTTCCGCGGCCGTGCCGGAAGCGGCCATTATCGTCTCGTGATAATCAACTGAAAGTATCTCAAGTATCAGCTCTTCGGTGGAGGGGTATGTGGAACGTATGAACGCCTCTGAATCACCGGTGCATTCGGCGAAGTGAAGCCAGATCACTGACGGTTTCCCGGCGGCCTTTTCAACGGCCTCCGCTATTTTTGGAATGTATGACGCGCCCAGCCCGAGCACGGCGGCCATCGTCGCGCAAAACGACATGAAATCGCGGCGGTCAATTTCGCCAAAAGCGTCCCTCCGCCTTTCCGGGTCTAGCCCTACGAACTGGTTCCTCTGCTTACACATACTTACCTCCTCGCACCAATACGCCTGAATTAGTCACCCATGGTTTTAATTCAACAATGCGCGGCAAAACGCCGGACATCTATTTTGCCTTCCCCTCCTTTGGACGCGATAAAAAGTCCTCCTCCGCGACCTGGTAGTAATCTGAGAAGCGCCCTATCTGACTCATCGGAAAAACCTTGTAGCCGCCAATGATGGCGGAGATATCCGACTCCGTGAACATCGTGTTCTTCCAGATCTGCATATAGATATGAATGACTATCACGAACATCAGGCAGTACATCATCAGATGGTGAAGAAGACGCACGCTCTGCTGGCCGCCAAGCATGTTCGTAAACGAACCGGCTATCGAGTACCAGATGGTGTTCGGATTCTCGCCCGGCAGGTAGAGGAGGAAGCCGGTGAACACCATGCCGAACATGAAAACTATCATCCCGAAAACGCCGATCCCGCCAAGCGGGTTTATGTATCGGTATTGCCCATGTTCGCCATTGCCTGTAAGGAAATACCACGCCAGCTTCACCGCGTTGACGATGTTTCTCGGCGTCGGGAGAAACTGCTTGTAGTCCCTGATGATTATCGAATCTTTCGGACCGACAGCGATGTATATCCTGACTATCAATACGAAGATAAGGGTTGTTGCCGCAATAAAGTGGATCATTCTCATGTTTGCCATTGCGAACGCCTGATAAGCCTCCCCCATGCCGTAGTAATAGACAGGGTTGGCGATATAAAATCCTGTGATGATCAGACAGATTATGGATAGGACAAGAATCCAGTGAAGGATACAGGCCAGTATGGTCTTTGTTCTGACAGCTACGTAAATCTCGCCGTTACGTGCTGGCGCTACTCTGTGAGCATTCATAAGGAAATACCTTTATTAGGGGGTGTCGGTTAAAGACGCCTAAGAAAGTGGTATCAAAAGGAGACAGGGATCTCCCTTTATCATTTCCGAAGAACACAGAGAAGAACATAATGCTACTCCCATCAGTAGTCATAACGTCTTTAGTAATATTCAATTACTTTTATGTACCTGTTTAAATTGTAGACCTCAACCCTGGAATTGTCAATTTTCTGTAATCGACTAGTTCTCGAGAAGGGATACATCCTAACTAACGCACCCAACAGCCCAGCAATTTGTCCTCCTCAGTACCGGGCTCCCTCCTCAATCAAATAATCCTGCAGAGAAATTCTGGTTTGAGCAGACCTTTTGCTATCTACTACATGTACTGGAGCTGGATTGTAACCCCTTTTAGATATTCTTCCCTGTAGAGCCTCGACTTCTCGTATTTTGGCGGATTTGGGAAAGATATCTTTTGCTGTTTTGATAGGCCTATCCCCTCTTTGGGAATAATCCCGGTCCAGTTTTTGGTGACATTCCCGTTTCCATCTTCATCGTGAAAGACTTTAATCGCCAGTTCATCCAACTCAGACGAGAGCTTTACTTCTATTTCAGATTGATCGGCTTTGATAATTTTTGAGGTTACCGCTTTTTCATCGCTCCTTGGAAACCCATCTTCACCAAAGATAAAAATAACAATGTTCCCGCCTCGTTTAACGTCGACATCCCGTATTTTCACTACAAAATCCCCGGCCATAGAGGTCCCCGCACACGAAACGAAAAGCAAAAACGTAAAAAACAATCTCATCTATTTCCCTCTTTTTAAAATCCATGCCCTGTTGCCAAATTCAGATGATCATTGTAGCTTCTGGAATTATAAATATCAGCAAATCAAAATACAGCATTCTCCAATTCATATAATCGCCTCTAATTCAGACTTTTCAAAAAAAGTGATAGAATTTAATAAAACTGTCAGGGGGGAAAGCGATGTGTCTTGCCGTTCCCATGGAACTTGTCGAGATAGGTGAATTCAGCGGTGTCGCGGAGATAGGGGGCGTCAAAAGGGAAGTGAACCTGATGCTTGTGCCCGACGCCAAGATAGGGGATTTCGTTATCGTCCACGCTGGCTCCGCCATCTCGCTGCTCAGCAGGGAAGAGGCGAAGAAAACTCTCGACCTCCTTAATCAAATAGAAAACATCAATGACGCGGAAAAGATGTAGCCGATGAAATACATGTCGGAATTCCGCGACCCTTCGCTCGCCAGAAAACTTCAAAACGTCATCGGCGCCGAAACAAAAAAGAGGATCCGCATAATGGAGTTCTGCGGAGGGCACACCATCTCTCTCCTCAAGTACGGAATACCCGACCTCCTCCCCGACCTGATAGAGATGGTCTCCGGTCCCGGCTGTCCGGTATGCGTCACATCGAAGGGGGAGATCGACGCCGCAATAAAACTCGCCTCAATGGATGGGGTGATACTCGCCTCCTTTGGCGACATGATCCGCGTACCCGGCTCGGAAATGTCGCTACGCGATGCAAAGGCAAGGGGGATGGACATCCGAGTGGTATATTCCCCCGACGATGCCGTAAAAATGGCTGCCGACAATCGGGATAAAAAGGTTGTCTTCTTCTCCGTAGGTTTCGAGACAACCGCTCCTGTGAGCGCCGCCTCCATAAAGATGGCGAAAATAAAAGGGATAAACAACTATTTCGTTCTGAGCGCGCACAAGACAACACCGGGGGTTCTATCGGCGCTCCTTGCCGAAGAGGTGAGGATAGACGCGTTCGTCTGCCCGGGACACGTTACGACCATAACCGGAACATCGATCTATAAACCGCTAACCGACGCCGGGAGGCCGTGCGTGGTATCCGGCTTCGAACCGCTCGACATAATGTCGAGCATCCTTGCGATAGTCCGTCAGGCAAACCGTGGCGCCGCCGAAACGGAGATACAGTACTCGCGTGTCGCGACTGCTAAAGGGAACCTGAACGCGCAGAAGATGATGAAGGAGGTGTTCACTCCTGTCGACGCCCTCTGGCGCGGCATAGGGGCGATACCCGGCAGCGGACTTAAGCCGTATCGCGAATACGCCCGATTCAACGCCTGCAACGAGTTCGGCCTTGAAATAGAGGTGAACGACAGCGAAACAAAAGGGTGCATCTGCGGAAAGATATTAAGGGGGCTGAACAAACCGACCGACTGTAAACTCTTCGGTACCGCATGCAACCCGGAAGAGCCTGTCGGCGCGTGCATGGTATCGGACGAAGGGACCTGCTCGGTCTACTACCGTTTCCATGGAAAGGTTTCCGAAATTGAAGCGCGCTGACCATATCACGCTCGCCCACGGAGGAGGTGGGCAGGCTTCCGGTGAATTAATGAAAAATGTGTTTCTCCCTGCATTTAAAAATCCGCTCCTTGAAACACTCTCCGACGGTGCGCTGATCGATCCGCCCAAGAGAGGAAAACTGGCGTTCTCCACCGATACATTCGTGATAGACCCTATATTCTTCCCCGGCGGCGATATAGGCTCCCTCTCGGTGCATGGAACGGTGAACGACCTCGCCGTTTCCGGCGCGATACCGAAATACCTCTCCGCCGGATTCGTCATCGAAGAGGGGTTCAGCATCGCCGAGCTGAAAAAGATCGTCGCTTCCATGGCGGAAGCAGCGAAAAATTGCGGCGTGTCTATCGTCACAGGCGATACAAAGGTCGTCCCGAAAGGGCACGCCGACAAGCTGTTCATCAATACAACGGGGATCGGATTCGTACCGGAAGGGATCGATATTTCCGCGAAAAACATTATCGACGGCGATATTGTAATTCTTTCTGGAACCATCGGCGATCACGGAACGGCGGTACTCACCCGGCGCAAGGGGCTTGAGTTCGATACGGAAATCGTTTCAGACTCCACCCCGCTAAACAGCCTCGTGGAAGCGATGCTAAAAGCGGAGCCGAATATCAGGATGATGCGCGACCCGACCCGCGGCGGTCTTTCAGCGTCGCTATGCGAGATCGCTTCGATCTCCGGAAAGGGGATCGTCATCGAAGAGGCGTTGATACCGGTGAGTGTCGCAGTCAGATCGGTCTGCGAGATACTGGGGCTTGATCCTATTCATGTAGCCAACGAAGGTAAGCTTGTCGCGTTCGTGCCGTCAGACAGCGCGGAAAATGTTTTAAAGGCGATGAAGAAAGTGGCGTGCGGAAAAGAGGCGTCCATCATCGGCAGGGTCGGGGGGTGTCCCGCCGGGCGTGTGGAGATGAAGACATCGTTCATCGGCAACCGCATCATCGAGCCTGTCATCGGCGACCAGTTGCCGAGGATCTGCTGAATAGGGATTACCTTCTCAGTCAGCAGATATGGCAGTTCTACTTCCTGAAAAGTTTGGCAAGATTTTCGTTCGCCTTGCGAACCTGGCCGGGGAGCGTTATCGCGTCGACAAGCCATAGGATAACCAGAATGCCGTAAAAGAAAACCCCTATCCCGAAGGCAAACGTCGCGCTCCCGGCGATGAAGAGCCCTAGATATCCGAAACCCCACCACTTGAAGCCGAGATAGAATTTATGAATGCCGATGATCCCAAGGAGGAGCCATAAAATGTAAGCGGTCTTTTTCGTTTTCATCCATATACCTCTGATAAACGGTTACGCGCGAAAGCGCACTGCGTGTTTAATGGAATTTTACCAGCAAATCCTGTTAATAAAAACCGCGCTTCCATCCGCCGCCGGGAAAGTCCGTATTGAGTATCCAATCCCCATGAAGTATATTCCACTCTGGCAGGTGGGATAAATTTACTCACTGCCCAAGGGGAAAAATGAACGCCGGAAGCATAATTCAAAAGGGGATAGCTTTGGGAGAGACGACCATATCCTGCACAAAGGGGGGCACGCGTGACTGCGCATGAAAATCTTGTTTCCGTGCTGATGCCGGCATTCAACGAGCGCGGGTACATCAGGAAATGCGCCGAACGGGTATTATCGGTTCAGCTTCCCAAGGGCTTGAAGATAGAGCTTATTATCGTGAACGACGCATCCACCGACGGAACGGGCAAGGTGGTGGACGACCTGGCGAAGAGCTATCCGGCGCAGATAAGGGGTTTTCACCAGCCTAAAAACATGGGGAAAGGTGCCGCCATCAGGCGCGCGATAGCGGAAGCGAACGGGAGGTATATCATCTTCCAGGACGCCGACATGGAGTACGACCCTAACGAATACCCTAGACTCCTAAAACCTATAATCGACGGGCACGCGGACGTTGTATACGGTTCCCGTTTCATGCCCCGCGAGATGACGAGGGTTTTAAACTATCATCATACGCTTGGGAACCGATTCCTTACCTTCCTGTCGAACATCCTGACCGGACTCAACCTCACCGACATGGAGACATGCTACAAGGCTTTCAAGGCCGATATCCTGAAAACCATTCCGATCCGGTCGAACCGGTTCGGAATGGAGCCGGAGCTGACAGCCAAGGTAGCGAGGCGCAACTGCGTCGTTTACGAAGTGCCGATAAACTATCATGGCAGAACATACGCCGAAGGGAAAAAGATAAACTGGAAAGACGGCGTCTCGGCGATATATACGATAATCAAATACTACATATTGGACGACTGCTACGAAGAGCGGTATGGTCACGACATTCTCGCGAGCATGGCCCTTGCGAGGCGGTTCAACGCATGGATGGTGGACGTGATACTCCCTCACTTCGGCACCCGGATCCTTGAAGTAGGTTCCGGCATAGGGAATATCAGCCGCTTGCTCCCGAAGAAGGAGAGATTGACGGTAACGGACAACGATCCTGTATACGTGGAGATACTGCAAGACGCGTTCGCCAATAACGAAGTGGTGGACGTGGCGAAGCTCGACCTGAACAGCGACGAGGATTTTGCCAATCTCAAAAAGGGGTACGACACGATAGTCTGCCTGAACGTCCTAGAGCATATCGATGATGACCGCTCCGCCGTTCTCCGCATGTTCAACCTGCTGGATGAAGGGGGGAAGCTGTGCCTCCTTGTCCCCCAATACAAATGGCTCTACGGCTCCTACGACAGGGAGGTACTGCATGTGAGACGCTACGGAAAACGTCAGTTGAGGAGCCTTCTGGAGGAGTGTGGTTTCAAGGTGACGACCGCGCACGGATTCAATTTCCCTTCAATGTTCGGCTGGTGGCTCAACTCTGTTGTTCTAAGAAGGAAAAGAATGGGAAAAGTTCAGCTGAAAATATTCGACATGCTGGTGCCGGTCTTTAAGATAGTTGAAAAGATACTCCCCCTGCCGGGTCTCTCGCTGATAATGATCGCTGAAAAACCATCAGCTCCAACGCAGGAACAGTAAACCAAACCTTTTCCTCTTCCGGTTTTGGAAATCGCGCTCCTGTCCGGCATTCACGGAGAAAAGAGGAAACCGGTCGTTTATAATATTCGTATGCATGAACTGGCGGTAGCGGAATCGCTTATAAAAACAGTTCTCGAAAAATCGGAAGATGAAGAGGCTTCAAGGGTTGTCAAAGTCACTATCGTAGTCGGCAATCTTGCCGGAGTTGTAACTGACAGCCTGCACTTTTGCTTTGATGAGGTTGCGCGGGACACCATAGCCGAAGGGGCGACGCTGGAGATTGAGACGGTATCCGCAACGGCGTTCTGTCAATCCTGCCGTGATGAATTTGAAGTAGGACAGTACGATTTCGCCTGCCCGCGATGCGGCGGCGTGATAATACCTTCAGGGGGGATGGAGCTTTACATAAAGGATATTGAAATAGAATGACCAAAATAATCAAAGTAGAGAAAAAGATCCTTGAGAAGAACGACATCGCAGCCACACGATTGCGCGAAAAATTCGGCGCTCTCGGCATAGCGGTAGTAAACATAATGAGTTCCCCCGGCGCGGGGAAGACCACGCTCCTTGCTGAAACGATAAAAAAGCTGAAGGGGAAACTTTCAATCGGAGTTATCGCCGGAGACATAGCGACCGATCACGACGCGAAGATACTTGAAGACGCCGGAGCGGAATGGGCCGTGCAGATAAACACCGGGGGCCGATGCCACCTTGAAGCGGTGATGGTGGAAGAATCGCTTGACGGTATCCCCGAAGGCATCAGGCTTCTTATCATTGAAAATATCGGGAACCTGGTATGCCCGGCGGGATACGATCTCGGAGAGAACTATACCGTGATGCTGGGGGCTCTCACTGAAGGGGCCGACAAACCGAAAAAATATCCCGGAATGTACCGCGCCTGCTCGCATCTCGTGATAAACAAGATCGATCTCGAAGACGCGCTTGGGGTCACCGCCGACAGCTATGAGAGAGAGGCTCTGGAAGTGAATCCATCACTTGCGACATTCAGGACTTCCGCAAAAACCGGGGAGGGCCTCGACAGCTGGTGCGATTGGCTCTTTTCCGTCGCCGACGGCAAAGGGTAAATGTCAGTCTCAAGGCGGAGGATAGAGGTTCGCGGAATCGTGCAGGGGGTCGGTTTCCGCCCTTTCGTATATAACCTTGCCGAAAGGCTCAAGCTCGCCGGTCAGATATTGAACAACAAGCTGGGGGTCACTATCGAGATTGAAGGGGATGAAAAAGTATGCATGAAATTCCTCGACCTTCTGAAAAACGAGGCCCCGCCGCTGGCAAGGATAGCGGATATATCCGCTGTGAAGGTGGAAGTGAAAAACGAAAGGAAGTTCGTAATCCTTGAAAGCGATTCGACCGGTGACGACGTCGCGCTCATCTCTCCGGACAACGACCTCTGCGGCAACTGTCTTGCCGAGCTTCTGGATCTGGACGACAGGCGGTACCGCTACCCGTTCATAAACTGTACCGACTGCGGTCCGAGATATACCATCATCAACGGCACCCCTTACGACAGGCCGTTCACCTCGATGAAAGATTTCACGATGTGCGGCGACTGCCGGGCCGAATATGAGGATCCGAAAAACAGGCGATTCCATGCCCAGCCAAACGCC is drawn from Nitrospinota bacterium and contains these coding sequences:
- a CDS encoding hydrogenase small subunit, which gives rise to MCKQRNQFVGLDPERRRDAFGEIDRRDFMSFCATMAAVLGLGASYIPKIAEAVEKAAGKPSVIWLHFAECTGDSEAFIRSTYPSTEELILEILSVDYHETIMAASGTAAEEALAQAMKENKGKYIAVCEGAIPLAVPPGPAGKKGAYLTIAGKTGLELANEVCGDAAAVMCVGNCASFGGVQAQRPNPTGAVGIEEATGIPTLKIAGCPHNVVNSVATVVNFLLLGTLPRTDKLGRPLFAYGKRIHDACPRRAHFDAGQFVEEFGDQGAKDGWCLYKVGCKGPQTYHNCSIVEYNDGTSWPIKGGHGCIGCSEPKFWDNMSPFYERLPNVILPGVEATADKVGFTLVGAAAVGAAAHAAYTYKNRRKFDDTLKGEE
- the cybH gene encoding Ni/Fe-hydrogenase, b-type cytochrome subunit; translation: MNAHRVAPARNGEIYVAVRTKTILACILHWILVLSIICLIITGFYIANPVYYYGMGEAYQAFAMANMRMIHFIAATTLIFVLIVRIYIAVGPKDSIIIRDYKQFLPTPRNIVNAVKLAWYFLTGNGEHGQYRYINPLGGIGVFGMIVFMFGMVFTGFLLYLPGENPNTIWYSIAGSFTNMLGGQQSVRLLHHLMMYCLMFVIVIHIYMQIWKNTMFTESDISAIIGGYKVFPMSQIGRFSDYYQVAEEDFLSRPKEGKAK
- a CDS encoding DUF2141 domain-containing protein, whose amino-acid sequence is MAGDFVVKIRDVDVKRGGNIVIFIFGEDGFPRSDEKAVTSKIIKADQSEIEVKLSSELDELAIKVFHDEDGNGNVTKNWTGIIPKEGIGLSKQQKISFPNPPKYEKSRLYREEYLKGVTIQLQYM
- a CDS encoding HypC/HybG/HupF family hydrogenase formation chaperone, with the translated sequence MCLAVPMELVEIGEFSGVAEIGGVKREVNLMLVPDAKIGDFVIVHAGSAISLLSREEAKKTLDLLNQIENINDAEKM
- the hypD gene encoding hydrogenase formation protein HypD, whose product is MKYMSEFRDPSLARKLQNVIGAETKKRIRIMEFCGGHTISLLKYGIPDLLPDLIEMVSGPGCPVCVTSKGEIDAAIKLASMDGVILASFGDMIRVPGSEMSLRDAKARGMDIRVVYSPDDAVKMAADNRDKKVVFFSVGFETTAPVSAASIKMAKIKGINNYFVLSAHKTTPGVLSALLAEEVRIDAFVCPGHVTTITGTSIYKPLTDAGRPCVVSGFEPLDIMSSILAIVRQANRGAAETEIQYSRVATAKGNLNAQKMMKEVFTPVDALWRGIGAIPGSGLKPYREYARFNACNEFGLEIEVNDSETKGCICGKILRGLNKPTDCKLFGTACNPEEPVGACMVSDEGTCSVYYRFHGKVSEIEAR
- the hypE gene encoding hydrogenase expression/formation protein HypE; protein product: MERFPKLKRADHITLAHGGGGQASGELMKNVFLPAFKNPLLETLSDGALIDPPKRGKLAFSTDTFVIDPIFFPGGDIGSLSVHGTVNDLAVSGAIPKYLSAGFVIEEGFSIAELKKIVASMAEAAKNCGVSIVTGDTKVVPKGHADKLFINTTGIGFVPEGIDISAKNIIDGDIVILSGTIGDHGTAVLTRRKGLEFDTEIVSDSTPLNSLVEAMLKAEPNIRMMRDPTRGGLSASLCEIASISGKGIVIEEALIPVSVAVRSVCEILGLDPIHVANEGKLVAFVPSDSAENVLKAMKKVACGKEASIIGRVGGCPAGRVEMKTSFIGNRIIEPVIGDQLPRIC
- a CDS encoding TM2 domain-containing protein, encoding MKTKKTAYILWLLLGIIGIHKFYLGFKWWGFGYLGLFIAGSATFAFGIGVFFYGILVILWLVDAITLPGQVRKANENLAKLFRK
- a CDS encoding bifunctional glycosyltransferase/class I SAM-dependent methyltransferase — encoded protein: MTAHENLVSVLMPAFNERGYIRKCAERVLSVQLPKGLKIELIIVNDASTDGTGKVVDDLAKSYPAQIRGFHQPKNMGKGAAIRRAIAEANGRYIIFQDADMEYDPNEYPRLLKPIIDGHADVVYGSRFMPREMTRVLNYHHTLGNRFLTFLSNILTGLNLTDMETCYKAFKADILKTIPIRSNRFGMEPELTAKVARRNCVVYEVPINYHGRTYAEGKKINWKDGVSAIYTIIKYYILDDCYEERYGHDILASMALARRFNAWMVDVILPHFGTRILEVGSGIGNISRLLPKKERLTVTDNDPVYVEILQDAFANNEVVDVAKLDLNSDEDFANLKKGYDTIVCLNVLEHIDDDRSAVLRMFNLLDEGGKLCLLVPQYKWLYGSYDREVLHVRRYGKRQLRSLLEECGFKVTTAHGFNFPSMFGWWLNSVVLRRKRMGKVQLKIFDMLVPVFKIVEKILPLPGLSLIMIAEKPSAPTQEQ
- the hypA gene encoding hydrogenase maturation nickel metallochaperone HypA → MHELAVAESLIKTVLEKSEDEEASRVVKVTIVVGNLAGVVTDSLHFCFDEVARDTIAEGATLEIETVSATAFCQSCRDEFEVGQYDFACPRCGGVIIPSGGMELYIKDIEIE
- the hypB gene encoding hydrogenase nickel incorporation protein HypB, which gives rise to MTKIIKVEKKILEKNDIAATRLREKFGALGIAVVNIMSSPGAGKTTLLAETIKKLKGKLSIGVIAGDIATDHDAKILEDAGAEWAVQINTGGRCHLEAVMVEESLDGIPEGIRLLIIENIGNLVCPAGYDLGENYTVMLGALTEGADKPKKYPGMYRACSHLVINKIDLEDALGVTADSYEREALEVNPSLATFRTSAKTGEGLDSWCDWLFSVADGKG